A window of Solanum stenotomum isolate F172 chromosome 3, ASM1918654v1, whole genome shotgun sequence contains these coding sequences:
- the LOC125860205 gene encoding probable acyl-activating enzyme 17, peroxisomal isoform X2 → MARYQPLRSVTVEDIQALQGISAAAAAQLHRKLTEIVAKYGADATNTWRHISQYLLTPDLPFAFHQMMYYGCYFDYGPDPPAWLPDPEAAKLTNIGKLLERRGKELLGSSYKNPISSFSDFQEFTVSNLEMYWKIIFEEMNISFSVSPECILLETPLHPGGQWLPGARLNPAKNCLRLNAKRSLSDIVVITRDEGDDEAPVTKLTLEELRSAVWRVAYCIDTLGLEKGSAIAIDMPMDVNSVVIYLAIVIAGYVVVSIADSFAPTEIATRLMISKAKAIFTQDFISRGGKKLPLYSKVIDAQSPMAIVIPNRSSTLSIELRDGDISWQDFLERVDKSKEVEYIGVELPVEAFTNILFSSGTTGEPKAIPWTATTPLRAAADGWSHLNIGKDDVVAWPTNLGWMMGPLLIYSTLLNGATMALYNGSPLGAGFAKFVQDAKVTMLGVVPSIVRAWKSTNCTAGYDWSSIW, encoded by the exons ATGGCACGTTATCAACCGCTGCGCTCTGTCACTGTCGAGGATATTCAGGCGCTGCAGGGAATCTCCGCCGCCGCCGCTGCCCAACTCCACCGAAAGCTTACCGAGATAGTTGCTAAATACGGAGCTGACGCTACCAATACATGGCGGCACATCTCTCAATACCTTCTTACTCCGGACCTTCCCTTCGCCTTCCATCAGATGATGTACTATGGCTGTTACTTTGACTATGGACCTGACCCGCCTGCTTGGTTGCCCGACCC GGAAGCTGCTAAGTTGACTAACATTGGTAAGTTATTGGAGCGACGCGGAAAGGAGTTACTGGggtcaagttataaaaatcctATTTCAAGCTTCTCTGATTTTCAAGAATTTACAGTCTCAAACTTGGAG ATGTACTGGAAGATCATATTTGAGGAAATGAATATTTCTTTCTCTGTTAGTCCTGAATGTATTTTGCTTGAAACTCCATTGCACCCTGGTGGTCAATGGCTTCCTGGAGCACGTTTAAATCCTGCCAAGAATTGTTTGAGGTTGAATGCAAAGAGGAGTTTGAGTGACATAGTTGTGATAACTCGTGATGAAGGAGATGATGAGGCACCTGTTACCAAATTGACTCTTGAGGAACTAAGATCAGCAGTATG GAGAGTCGCATATTGCATTGATACACTGGGATTGGAAAAGGGATCTGCCATTGCCATAGATATGCCAATGGATGTCAATTCCGTAGTGATCTACTTGGCCATTGTTATTGCGGGTTATGTGGTTGTCTCAATCGCTGACAGTTTTGCTCCAACTGAAATTGCAACGAGGCTCATGATATCAAAAGCAAAGGCTATTTTCACTCAG GATTTCATTAGCCGTGGTGGCAAAAAACTTCCATTGTACAG TAAAGTGATTGATGCTCAATCACCAATGGCGATTGTAATTCCCAATAGAAGCTCCACTTTGAGCATAGAATTGCGTGATGGTGACATTTCATGGCAAGATTTCCTAGAAAGAGTAGACAAATCTAA GGAAGTTGAGTATATTGGGGTGGAACTACCTGTTGAAGCATTCACAAATATCCTTTTCTCTTCTGGAACAACAG GGGAACCAAAGGCGATTCCATGGACTGCGACTACACCCCTTAGGGCGGCTGCTGATGGATGGTCCCACTTGAACATTGGCAAAGATGATGTGGTGGCATGGCCCACCAATCTTGGATGGATGATGGGCCCTTTGCTAATTTACTCCACTCTGCTAAATGGAGCAACCATGGCCTTATACAATGGGTCCCCCCTTGGTGCTGGTTTTGCAAAGTTTGTTCAG GATGCTAAAGTTACTATGCTTGGCGTGGTCCCAAGTATTGTGAGGGCATGGAAATCCACAAATTGCACTGCTGGTTATGATTGGTCATCCATCTGGTAA
- the LOC125860205 gene encoding probable acyl-activating enzyme 17, peroxisomal isoform X1: MARYQPLRSVTVEDIQALQGISAAAAAQLHRKLTEIVAKYGADATNTWRHISQYLLTPDLPFAFHQMMYYGCYFDYGPDPPAWLPDPEAAKLTNIGKLLERRGKELLGSSYKNPISSFSDFQEFTVSNLEMYWKIIFEEMNISFSVSPECILLETPLHPGGQWLPGARLNPAKNCLRLNAKRSLSDIVVITRDEGDDEAPVTKLTLEELRSAVWRVAYCIDTLGLEKGSAIAIDMPMDVNSVVIYLAIVIAGYVVVSIADSFAPTEIATRLMISKAKAIFTQDFISRGGKKLPLYSKVIDAQSPMAIVIPNRSSTLSIELRDGDISWQDFLERVDKSNREVEYIGVELPVEAFTNILFSSGTTGEPKAIPWTATTPLRAAADGWSHLNIGKDDVVAWPTNLGWMMGPLLIYSTLLNGATMALYNGSPLGAGFAKFVQDAKVTMLGVVPSIVRAWKSTNCTAGYDWSSIW, encoded by the exons ATGGCACGTTATCAACCGCTGCGCTCTGTCACTGTCGAGGATATTCAGGCGCTGCAGGGAATCTCCGCCGCCGCCGCTGCCCAACTCCACCGAAAGCTTACCGAGATAGTTGCTAAATACGGAGCTGACGCTACCAATACATGGCGGCACATCTCTCAATACCTTCTTACTCCGGACCTTCCCTTCGCCTTCCATCAGATGATGTACTATGGCTGTTACTTTGACTATGGACCTGACCCGCCTGCTTGGTTGCCCGACCC GGAAGCTGCTAAGTTGACTAACATTGGTAAGTTATTGGAGCGACGCGGAAAGGAGTTACTGGggtcaagttataaaaatcctATTTCAAGCTTCTCTGATTTTCAAGAATTTACAGTCTCAAACTTGGAG ATGTACTGGAAGATCATATTTGAGGAAATGAATATTTCTTTCTCTGTTAGTCCTGAATGTATTTTGCTTGAAACTCCATTGCACCCTGGTGGTCAATGGCTTCCTGGAGCACGTTTAAATCCTGCCAAGAATTGTTTGAGGTTGAATGCAAAGAGGAGTTTGAGTGACATAGTTGTGATAACTCGTGATGAAGGAGATGATGAGGCACCTGTTACCAAATTGACTCTTGAGGAACTAAGATCAGCAGTATG GAGAGTCGCATATTGCATTGATACACTGGGATTGGAAAAGGGATCTGCCATTGCCATAGATATGCCAATGGATGTCAATTCCGTAGTGATCTACTTGGCCATTGTTATTGCGGGTTATGTGGTTGTCTCAATCGCTGACAGTTTTGCTCCAACTGAAATTGCAACGAGGCTCATGATATCAAAAGCAAAGGCTATTTTCACTCAG GATTTCATTAGCCGTGGTGGCAAAAAACTTCCATTGTACAG TAAAGTGATTGATGCTCAATCACCAATGGCGATTGTAATTCCCAATAGAAGCTCCACTTTGAGCATAGAATTGCGTGATGGTGACATTTCATGGCAAGATTTCCTAGAAAGAGTAGACAAATCTAA CAGGGAAGTTGAGTATATTGGGGTGGAACTACCTGTTGAAGCATTCACAAATATCCTTTTCTCTTCTGGAACAACAG GGGAACCAAAGGCGATTCCATGGACTGCGACTACACCCCTTAGGGCGGCTGCTGATGGATGGTCCCACTTGAACATTGGCAAAGATGATGTGGTGGCATGGCCCACCAATCTTGGATGGATGATGGGCCCTTTGCTAATTTACTCCACTCTGCTAAATGGAGCAACCATGGCCTTATACAATGGGTCCCCCCTTGGTGCTGGTTTTGCAAAGTTTGTTCAG GATGCTAAAGTTACTATGCTTGGCGTGGTCCCAAGTATTGTGAGGGCATGGAAATCCACAAATTGCACTGCTGGTTATGATTGGTCATCCATCTGGTAA